From Physeter macrocephalus isolate SW-GA unplaced genomic scaffold, ASM283717v5 random_5, whole genome shotgun sequence, one genomic window encodes:
- the SIX5 gene encoding homeobox protein SIX5 — MATLPAEPSAGPAAGGEAVAAAATEEEEEEARQLLQTLQAAEGEAAAAAGAGAGEAAVKVEGPGSPGVPGSPPEAAAEPPTGLRFSPEQVACVCEALLQAGHAGRLSRFLGALPPAERLRGSDPVLRARALVAFQRGEYAELYRLLESRPFPAAHHAFLQDLYLRARYHEAERARGRALGAVDKYRLRKKFPLPKTIWDGEETVYCFKERSRAALKACYRGNRYPTPDEKRRLATLTGLSLTQVSNWFKNRRQRDRTGGGGGAPCKSESDGNPTTEDESSRSPEDLERGAAPVAAEAPAQGSIFLAGAAPPAPCPASSSILVNGSFLAAGSSPAVLLNGSPVIINSLALGEASSLGPLLLGGGGGAPAPQPSPQGASEGKTSLVLDPQTGEVRLEEAQPEAPETKGTQVAASGPPGEEVPGPLPQVVPGPPPAATFPLPPGPVTSVAAPQVVPLSPPPGYPAGLGPTSPLLNLPQVVPTSQVVTLPQAVGPLQLLAAGPGSPVKVAAAPGPANVHLINSGVGVTALQLPSATAPGNFLLANPVSGSPIVTGVAVQQGKIILTATFPTSMLVSQVLSPAPSLALPLKPDASISVPEGALPVAPSPALPEAHALGALSAQPPPAPAAASLPFSPDSSGLLPGFQAPPPEGLLLSPAAVPIWPAGLELSASTEGLLEAEKGLGTQAPHTVLRLPDPDPEGLLLGATAGGEVDEGLEAETKVLTQLQSVPVEEPLEL; from the exons ATGGCTACCTTGCCTGCGGAGCCGAGCGCGGGGCCGGCGGCTGGGGGggaggcggtggcggcggcggcgaccgaagaggaggaggaggaagcgcGCCAGCTTCTGCAGACTTTGCAGGCGGCCGAGGGTGAggcagcggcggcggccggggccggggcgggcgAAGCGGCGGTGAAAGTGGAGGGCCCGGGATCCCCGGGCGTCCCCGGGTCGCCCCCCGAGGCCGCTGCCGAGCCGCCCACGGGCCTCCGCTTCTCGCCGGAGCAGGTGGCGTGCGTGTGCGAGGCGCTGCTACAGGCGGGCCACGCCGGCCGCTTGAGCCGTTTCCTGGGCGCACTGCCCCCGGCCGAGCGCCTACGTGGCAGCGATCCGGTGCTGCGCGCTCGGGCCCTGGTGGCCTTCCAGCGGGGCGAATACGCCGAGCTCTACCGGCTGCTCGAGAGCCGCCCCTTCCCCGCCGCCCACCACGCGTTTCTGCAGGACCTCTACCTGCGCGCGCGCTACCACGAGGCCGAACGGGCCCGCGGCCGCGCGCTGGGCGCGGTGGACAAGTACCGTCTGCGCAAGAAGTTCCCGCTGCCCAAGACCATCTGGGACGGCGAAGAGACCGTCTACTGCTTCAAGGAGCGGTCCCGCGCCGCGCTCAAGGCCTGCTATCGCGGCAACCGCTACCCCACGCCGGACGAGAAGCGCCGCCTGGCCACGCTCACCGGCCTCTCGCTCACGCAGGTTAGCAACTGGTTCAAGAACCGACGACAGCGCGACCGGaccgggggcggcggcggcgcgcccTGCAAGAG CGAATCTGATGGGAACCCCACTACGGAGGACGAATCCAGCCGCAGCCCTGAGGACCTGGAGAGGGGGGCGGCTCCAGTGGCGGCCGAGGCCCCCGCCCAGGGCTCCATATTCCTGGCCGGGGCCGCCCCTCCCGCGCCGTGCCCCGCCTCCTCCTCCATCCTGGTGAACGGGAGCTTCCTGGCGGCCGGCAGCTCTCCAGcggtgctcctcaatgggagccCCGTCATCATCAACAGCCTGGCCCTGGGCGAGGCCTccagcctgggccccctgctgctcggcgggggcgggggcgcccCTGCACCGCAGCCCAGCCCCCAGGGGGCCAGCGAGGGCAAGACCTCCCTGGTCCTGGACCCTCAGACTGGGGAGGTTCGCCTGGAGGAGGCTCAGCCTGAAGCCCCTGAGACCAAGGGGACCCAGGTGGCTGCTTCAGGGCCACCTGGAGAGGAGGTCCCAGGGCCTCTGCCCCAAGTGGTGCCTGGCCCCCCGCCGGCTGCCACCTTTCCTCTGCCCCCAGGACCAGTGACTTCCGTGGCTGCTCCACAAGTGGTGCCACTTTCCCCACCCCCTGGCTACCCTGCCGGCCTGGGCCCCACCTCCCCACTGTTGAACCTGCCCCAGGTGGTGCCCACGTCCCAGGTGGTGACCTTGCCTCAGGCTGTGGGGCCACTGCAGCTGTTGGCAGCTGGGCCGGGCAGCCCCGTGAAGGTGGCAGCTGCCCCGGGCCCTGCCAACGTGCACCTGATAAACTCTGGGGTGGGCGTGACTGCCCTGCAGCTGCCTTCGGCCACTGCCCCAG GAAACTTCCTGCTGGCCAACCCCGTGTCTGGCAGCCCCATCGTGACAGGTGTGGCCGTGCAGCAGGGCAAGATCATCCTCACCGCCACCTTCCCCACCAGCATGCTGGTCTCCCAGGTCCTGTCGCCGGCCCCCAGCCTGGCGCTGCCCCTGAAGCCAGACGCGTCCATCTCGGTCCCCGAAGGAGCCCTCCCGGTGGCTCCCAGCCCCGCTCTGCCGGAGGCCCACGCCTTAGGCGCACTGTCTGCGcagccgccccccgccccagccgCCGCCAGCCTGCCCTTCTCCCCAGACTCCTCCGGCCTTCTGCCCGGCTTCCAGGCGCCCCCGCCCGAGGGGCTTCTGCTGTCGCCCGCTGCCGTGCCCATCTGGCCAGCCGGGCTGGAACTGAGCGCCAGCACCGAGGGGCTGCTAGAGGCGGAGAAGGGGCTGGGGACGCAGGCCCCCCACACGGTGCTGAGGCTGCCGGACCCCGACCCCGAGGGGCTGCTCCTGGGGGCCACGGCGGGGGGCGAGGTTGACGAGGGGCTGGAAGCGGAGACCAAGGTCCTGACCCAGTTACAGTCGGTGCCTGTGGAAGAGCCCTTGGAACTGTGA
- the MEIOSIN gene encoding meiosis initiator protein — translation MWDSSKHLCSPEQPRTNSLGPRDRRQRKNHTNKLQELALLLPVALMAGTKKLTKKDILLHILHYIHYLQRNIDAAKALLEFHTTNGHGGLEGLGWKPAAGPAEWRHSTPSSNPHSHESHLWGGCQKPRKKKLAQASERQTRAQNPRRCLALDKPEKQVTPSPDQRGGNMVGTITPPRRLDSCSHPKAVSSPSQGDRKGGRSWLTLLHMAENSVHCDIPTSDRDVGFQKPVGCCCKNSAQDAGPYPAFEAQQGVERIHFLNRTQPRPRQKLELCEYSEEVDKESPDADPWLPAWTPKGGTHGSPLALGPPQVDNWNVTGYRSEILGLSPSLFRSPGKLLPEQILEDGTEYLTQALFEEVVLDAVSSPSACTLEGPQKKDTPPEAPEDLPDSHSQCRSLVSLDHCYLSLSENSKVPSSPSSEDTDTDSVWRQQEDAQANLEGLQSSSDEDEDCTWPPTWQASALPAAGRKARGGRAGRGLVKPKESKQAPCPTQMKKKCVNGFIMFCRMNRKQYIRACPGIASTSATKELAQLWRVMTLKERRPYCAKARRFSRRHNRIVKKDSSSSEDEDWETPKPFYQLLAEKARSSAGPASLPPPHRA, via the exons GAGGCAGAGGAAAAACCACACCAACAAACTGCAAGAGCTGGCATTGCTGCTACCTGTGGCCCTGATGGCCGGTACCAAGAAGCTCACCAAG AAGGACATCCTGCTGCACATCCTGCACTATATTCACTACCTCCAGAGAAACATCGATGCGGCCAAGGCCTTGCTTGAATTCCACACCACCAACGGGCACGGTGGACTGGAGG GGCTGGGTTGGAAGCCGGCCGCAGGCCCAGCAGAGTGGAGACACTCCACCCCGTCCAGCAACCCACACTCTCATGAGTCCCATCTTTGGGGAGGCTGCCAGAAACCTCGGAAGAAGAAGCTGGCCCAAGCATCAG AACGCCAGACCCGGGCCCAGAACCCTCGTCGCTGTCTGGCCCTGGACAAGCCTGAGAAGCAGGTGACCCCATCCCCAGACCAGAGAGGAGGAAACATGGTGGGAACCATCACCCCTCCAAGACGCCTCGACTCCTGCAGTCACCCCAAGGCTGTGTCATCACCATCTCAAGGTGACAGAAAGGGAGGAAGATCCTGGCTGACACTGCTGCATATGGCTGAGAACAGCGTCCACTGTGACATCCCAA CTTCTGATAGGGATGTGGGATTCCAGAAACCTGTGG GCTGCTGTTGCAAAAACAGTGCCCAGGATGCGGGGCCTTACCCTGCCTTCGAGGCCCAGCAAGGGGTTGAGAGGATCCATTTTCTCAACAGGACCCAGCCCCGTCCCAG GCAGAAGCTGGAGTTGTGCGAATACAGCGAGGAGGTGGACAAGGAGTCCCCAGATGCTGACCCTTGGCTTCCTGCCTGGACCCCAAAGGGCGGCACCCATG GGAGCCCACTCGCCTTGGGGCCTCCCCAGGTTGACAACTGGAATGTGACAGGCTACCGGAGCGAGATCCTAGGGCTCAGCCCCTCCCTCTTCAGGTCCCCGGGGAAACTGCTGCCAGAACAGATCCTGGAGGATGGCACCGAGTACCTGACCCAAG CTCTCTTTGAAGAAGTAGTCTTAGATGCTGTGTCTTCACCTTCTGCCTGCACGCTTGAGGGACCACAGAAGAAG GACACACCCCCTGAGGCCCCCGAAGACCTTCCTGACTCCCACAGCCAGTGCCGGTCCTTGGTCTCGCTGGACCACTGCTACCTGTCGCTGAGTGAGAACAGCAAGGTGCCGTCCAGCCCCAGCTCGGAGGACACGGACACAGACTCGGTGTGGaggcagcaggag GATGCTCAGGCCAACCTCGAGGGCCTGCAATCCTCCAGCGATGAGGATGAGGACTGTACGTGGCCCCCCACCTGGCAGGCCTCGGCCCTGCCCGCAGCCGGGAGGAAGGCCCGCGGGGGCAGGGCGGGCAGGGGCCTGGTGAAGCCCAAGGAGAGCAAGcaagccccctgccccacccagatGAAGAAGAAGTGTGTCAACGGCTTCATCATGTTCTGCAGGATGAACCGGAAGCAGTACATCAG agcctgccctgggATCGCATCCACGTCTGCCACCAAGGAGCTGGCCCAACTCTGGCGGGTGATGACCCTGAAGGAGCGGAGACCATACTG CGCCAAAGCGCGCAGGTTCAGCCGCCGGCACAACCGGATCGTGAAGAAGGACAGCTCCAGCAGCGAGGACGAGGACTGGGAGACCCCCAAGCCCTTCTACCAGCTGCTGGCTGAGAAGGCCCGCAGCTCCGCAGGCCCCGCCTCTCTGCCGCCCCCTCACCGCGCGTGA